The Lutra lutra chromosome 10, mLutLut1.2, whole genome shotgun sequence genome contains a region encoding:
- the NHERF4 gene encoding Na(+)/H(+) exchange regulatory cofactor NHE-RF4 isoform X3, with translation MEAATGLRDTASLTRKFEFNPKWGIDNPVLSLAEDFDPSDLQCLQRPRFCLLSKEEGRSFGFHLQELGRAGPVVCRVDPGTSAQYQGLQEGDRILGVNDRVVECEDYAVVVRCIRASGPRVLLTVLAQHVHDVARAQQGNSAHLCPPLGPGVRPRLCHVVKDEGGFGFSVSYSHQGPFWLVLSTGGAAERSGVPPGARLLEVNGVSVEKFTYHQLSRKLWQSGDQVTLLVAGPEVEERCRQLGMPLAAPLAEGWALPTRPRRLHLKKGPQGFGFLLREEKGLDGHPGQFLWEVDPGLPAEKAGMQAGDRLVAVAGESVEGLGHEETVARIRAQGSCVSLIVVDPKADRFFSMVRLSPLLFLESTEAPASPQETCSASLVETKDLPVEDTAMPLVPGGSRQCSLYPAPGGGYGFRLSCVASEPRIFISQVTLGGSAAQAGLQMGDVILEVNGYPMGGENDLEKLQQLAVAEPPLHLKLAARSCQGSEACNPPRFGEDWAPVSELL, from the exons ATGGAGGCAGCTACAG GTCTTCGGGACACAGCCTCGTTAACTCG GAAGTTTGAGTTTAACCCAAAGTGGGGCATTGATAATCCTGTCCTCTCTCTGGCTGAAGACTTCGACCCCTCCG atcTTCAGTGCCTGCAGCGGCCTCGTTTCTGTCTGCTGAgcaaagaggaaggcaggagtTTTGGCTTCCACCTGCaggagctgggcagggctgggcctgtGGTGTGCAGGGTGGACCCAGGCACCTCTGCCCAGTACCAGGGCCTTCAGGAAGGGGACCGGATCCTGGGGGTGAATGACCGAGTCGTGGAATGTGAAGACTACGCTGTG GTAGTTCGCTGCATCCGGGCCAGCGGGCCCCGCGTGCTGCTGACTGTCTTGGCGCAGCACGTGCATGATGTCGCTCGAGCTCAGCAGGGGAACAGCGCCCACCTCTGTCCTCCTCTCGGCCCTGGGGTCCGGCCCCGACTGTGCCACGTAGTGAAAGACGAGGGTGGTTTTGGCTTCAGTGTCTCCTACA gcCATCAAGGTCCTTTCTGGCTGGTGCTGAGTACTGGAGGAGCAGCCGAGCGGTCAGGGGTGCCCCCTGGGGCCCGGCTGCTGGAAGTGAACGGGGTCAGCGTGGAGAAGTTCACTTATCACCAACTCAGCAGGAAG CTTTGGCAGAGTGGAGACCAAGTGACCCTGCTGGTGGCAGGGCCAGAGGTGGAGGAACGGTGTCGCCAGCTGGGAATGCCCCTGGCTGCACCCCTGGCAGAGGGCTGGGCACTGCCCACCAGGCCCCGCCGTCTGCACCTAAAGAAAGGGCCCCAGGGCTTTGGGTTCCTGCTTCGTGAGGAGAAAGGTCTTGATGGTCATCCTG GACAGTTCCTGTGGGAGGTGGACCCAGGACTGCCAGCTGAGAAAGCCGGGATGCAGGCTGGGGACCGGCTGGTGGCTGTGGCTGGGGAAAGTGTGGAGGGGCTGGGCCATGAGGAGACGGTGGCCAGGATCCGGGCGCAGGGCTCCTGTGTCTCCCTCATTGTTGTCGACCCTAAAGCTGACCGCTTCTTCAGCATG GTTCGTTTGTCCCCACTTCTCTTCTTGGAGAGCACAGAGgctcctgcctccccacaggAAACCTGCTCGGCCTCTCTGGTTGAAACCAAGGACCTACCAGTTGAAGACACAGCCATGCCTCTTGTCCCAGGTGGCTCTCGCCAGTGCTCCCTATACCCTGCGCCCGGCGGTGGCTATGGCTTCCGACTTAGCTGTGTGGCCAGTGAGCCTCGAATCTTCATCTCCCAG GTGACCCTAGGAGGCTCAGCTGCCCAGGCAGGGCTGCAAATGGGAGATGTGATTCTGGAGGTGAACGGGTATCCCATGGGTGGAGAGAATGACCTGGAAAAGCTTCAGCAGCTGGCTGTGGCTGAGCCACCACTCCACCTGAAGCTGGCAGCAAGGTCGTGCCAGGGCTCTGAAGCCTGTAATCCCCCCAGGTTTGGAGAG gACTGGGCTCCAGTGTCAGAGCTGCTATAG
- the NHERF4 gene encoding Na(+)/H(+) exchange regulatory cofactor NHE-RF4 isoform X2 — translation MSSAHSYLHPSPPCRKFEFNPKWGIDNPVLSLAEDFDPSDLQCLQRPRFCLLSKEEGRSFGFHLQELGRAGPVVCRVDPGTSAQYQGLQEGDRILGVNDRVVECEDYAVVVRCIRASGPRVLLTVLAQHVHDVARAQQGNSAHLCPPLGPGVRPRLCHVVKDEGGFGFSVSYSHQGPFWLVLSTGGAAERSGVPPGARLLEVNGVSVEKFTYHQLSRKLWQSGDQVTLLVAGPEVEERCRQLGMPLAAPLAEGWALPTRPRRLHLKKGPQGFGFLLREEKGLDGHPGQFLWEVDPGLPAEKAGMQAGDRLVAVAGESVEGLGHEETVARIRAQGSCVSLIVVDPKADRFFSMVRLSPLLFLESTEAPASPQETCSASLVETKDLPVEDTAMPLVPGGSRQCSLYPAPGGGYGFRLSCVASEPRIFISQVTLGGSAAQAGLQMGDVILEVNGYPMGGENDLEKLQQLAVAEPPLHLKLAARSCQGSEACNPPRFGEDWAPVSELL, via the exons ATGTCATCAGCTCACTCCTACCTGCATCCCTCGCCTCCTTGCAGGAAGTTTGAGTTTAACCCAAAGTGGGGCATTGATAATCCTGTCCTCTCTCTGGCTGAAGACTTCGACCCCTCCG atcTTCAGTGCCTGCAGCGGCCTCGTTTCTGTCTGCTGAgcaaagaggaaggcaggagtTTTGGCTTCCACCTGCaggagctgggcagggctgggcctgtGGTGTGCAGGGTGGACCCAGGCACCTCTGCCCAGTACCAGGGCCTTCAGGAAGGGGACCGGATCCTGGGGGTGAATGACCGAGTCGTGGAATGTGAAGACTACGCTGTG GTAGTTCGCTGCATCCGGGCCAGCGGGCCCCGCGTGCTGCTGACTGTCTTGGCGCAGCACGTGCATGATGTCGCTCGAGCTCAGCAGGGGAACAGCGCCCACCTCTGTCCTCCTCTCGGCCCTGGGGTCCGGCCCCGACTGTGCCACGTAGTGAAAGACGAGGGTGGTTTTGGCTTCAGTGTCTCCTACA gcCATCAAGGTCCTTTCTGGCTGGTGCTGAGTACTGGAGGAGCAGCCGAGCGGTCAGGGGTGCCCCCTGGGGCCCGGCTGCTGGAAGTGAACGGGGTCAGCGTGGAGAAGTTCACTTATCACCAACTCAGCAGGAAG CTTTGGCAGAGTGGAGACCAAGTGACCCTGCTGGTGGCAGGGCCAGAGGTGGAGGAACGGTGTCGCCAGCTGGGAATGCCCCTGGCTGCACCCCTGGCAGAGGGCTGGGCACTGCCCACCAGGCCCCGCCGTCTGCACCTAAAGAAAGGGCCCCAGGGCTTTGGGTTCCTGCTTCGTGAGGAGAAAGGTCTTGATGGTCATCCTG GACAGTTCCTGTGGGAGGTGGACCCAGGACTGCCAGCTGAGAAAGCCGGGATGCAGGCTGGGGACCGGCTGGTGGCTGTGGCTGGGGAAAGTGTGGAGGGGCTGGGCCATGAGGAGACGGTGGCCAGGATCCGGGCGCAGGGCTCCTGTGTCTCCCTCATTGTTGTCGACCCTAAAGCTGACCGCTTCTTCAGCATG GTTCGTTTGTCCCCACTTCTCTTCTTGGAGAGCACAGAGgctcctgcctccccacaggAAACCTGCTCGGCCTCTCTGGTTGAAACCAAGGACCTACCAGTTGAAGACACAGCCATGCCTCTTGTCCCAGGTGGCTCTCGCCAGTGCTCCCTATACCCTGCGCCCGGCGGTGGCTATGGCTTCCGACTTAGCTGTGTGGCCAGTGAGCCTCGAATCTTCATCTCCCAG GTGACCCTAGGAGGCTCAGCTGCCCAGGCAGGGCTGCAAATGGGAGATGTGATTCTGGAGGTGAACGGGTATCCCATGGGTGGAGAGAATGACCTGGAAAAGCTTCAGCAGCTGGCTGTGGCTGAGCCACCACTCCACCTGAAGCTGGCAGCAAGGTCGTGCCAGGGCTCTGAAGCCTGTAATCCCCCCAGGTTTGGAGAG gACTGGGCTCCAGTGTCAGAGCTGCTATAG
- the CCDC153 gene encoding coiled-coil domain-containing protein 153: MSGSPHRETQRRPERILQDSKEMPPKTKGKGKKTGAQKKENAGADVETKSAHRRAVMEKELLQDHLALRRDEACRAKASEEQLRQRLQVLEAELEEARSEGKAIYAEMSRQCRALQKEMETRSRHLEEEVTGLREQLETCQKEAKAAGQEAEQALGERDQTLAQLRAHVADMEAKYEEILHGNLDQLLAKLRVVQPQWDGAVLRLHAKYKEQLRQFGLNPLDL, from the exons atgagTGGGTCACCCCACAGGGAGACACAGCGGAGGCCAGAGAGGATCCTACAG GACAGCAAGGAGATGCCACccaaaaccaaaggaaaagggaagaaaactggggcacagaagaaagagaatgcgGGCGCTG ATGTGGAGACCAAGTCCGCACACCGGCGGGCAGTGATGGAGAAGGAGCTGCTCCAAGACCACCTGG CTCTGCGGAGGGATGAGGCCTGCCGGGCTAAAGCTTCTGAGGAgcagctgaggcagaggctgcaGGTGCTGGAGGCTGAGTTGGAGGAGGCCCGAAGTGAGGGCAAGGCCATCTATGCAG AAATGAGTCGTCAGTGCCGGGCCctgcagaaggaaatggagaccCGCAGCAGGCATCTGGAGGAAGAAGTGACAGGCCTTCGGGAACAGCTGG AGACGTGCCAGAAGGAGGCCAAGGCTGCAGGGCAAGAGGCTGAGCAGGCCCTGGGAGAGCGGGACCAGACTCTGGCTCAGCTTCGGGCCCACGTGGCAGATATGGAGGCCAAGTATGAGGAAATCTTACAT GGCAACCTGGACCAACTCTTGGCCAAGCTGAGGGTCGTCCAGCCTCAGTGGGACGGGGCTGTGCTGAGACTTCATGCCAAGTACAAGGAGCAGCTCCGCCAGTTTGGACTCAACCCCCTGGATCTTTGA
- the NHERF4 gene encoding Na(+)/H(+) exchange regulatory cofactor NHE-RF4 isoform X1, protein MEAATAGLRDTASLTRKFEFNPKWGIDNPVLSLAEDFDPSDLQCLQRPRFCLLSKEEGRSFGFHLQELGRAGPVVCRVDPGTSAQYQGLQEGDRILGVNDRVVECEDYAVVVRCIRASGPRVLLTVLAQHVHDVARAQQGNSAHLCPPLGPGVRPRLCHVVKDEGGFGFSVSYSHQGPFWLVLSTGGAAERSGVPPGARLLEVNGVSVEKFTYHQLSRKLWQSGDQVTLLVAGPEVEERCRQLGMPLAAPLAEGWALPTRPRRLHLKKGPQGFGFLLREEKGLDGHPGQFLWEVDPGLPAEKAGMQAGDRLVAVAGESVEGLGHEETVARIRAQGSCVSLIVVDPKADRFFSMVRLSPLLFLESTEAPASPQETCSASLVETKDLPVEDTAMPLVPGGSRQCSLYPAPGGGYGFRLSCVASEPRIFISQVTLGGSAAQAGLQMGDVILEVNGYPMGGENDLEKLQQLAVAEPPLHLKLAARSCQGSEACNPPRFGEDWAPVSELL, encoded by the exons ATGGAGGCAGCTACAG CAGGTCTTCGGGACACAGCCTCGTTAACTCG GAAGTTTGAGTTTAACCCAAAGTGGGGCATTGATAATCCTGTCCTCTCTCTGGCTGAAGACTTCGACCCCTCCG atcTTCAGTGCCTGCAGCGGCCTCGTTTCTGTCTGCTGAgcaaagaggaaggcaggagtTTTGGCTTCCACCTGCaggagctgggcagggctgggcctgtGGTGTGCAGGGTGGACCCAGGCACCTCTGCCCAGTACCAGGGCCTTCAGGAAGGGGACCGGATCCTGGGGGTGAATGACCGAGTCGTGGAATGTGAAGACTACGCTGTG GTAGTTCGCTGCATCCGGGCCAGCGGGCCCCGCGTGCTGCTGACTGTCTTGGCGCAGCACGTGCATGATGTCGCTCGAGCTCAGCAGGGGAACAGCGCCCACCTCTGTCCTCCTCTCGGCCCTGGGGTCCGGCCCCGACTGTGCCACGTAGTGAAAGACGAGGGTGGTTTTGGCTTCAGTGTCTCCTACA gcCATCAAGGTCCTTTCTGGCTGGTGCTGAGTACTGGAGGAGCAGCCGAGCGGTCAGGGGTGCCCCCTGGGGCCCGGCTGCTGGAAGTGAACGGGGTCAGCGTGGAGAAGTTCACTTATCACCAACTCAGCAGGAAG CTTTGGCAGAGTGGAGACCAAGTGACCCTGCTGGTGGCAGGGCCAGAGGTGGAGGAACGGTGTCGCCAGCTGGGAATGCCCCTGGCTGCACCCCTGGCAGAGGGCTGGGCACTGCCCACCAGGCCCCGCCGTCTGCACCTAAAGAAAGGGCCCCAGGGCTTTGGGTTCCTGCTTCGTGAGGAGAAAGGTCTTGATGGTCATCCTG GACAGTTCCTGTGGGAGGTGGACCCAGGACTGCCAGCTGAGAAAGCCGGGATGCAGGCTGGGGACCGGCTGGTGGCTGTGGCTGGGGAAAGTGTGGAGGGGCTGGGCCATGAGGAGACGGTGGCCAGGATCCGGGCGCAGGGCTCCTGTGTCTCCCTCATTGTTGTCGACCCTAAAGCTGACCGCTTCTTCAGCATG GTTCGTTTGTCCCCACTTCTCTTCTTGGAGAGCACAGAGgctcctgcctccccacaggAAACCTGCTCGGCCTCTCTGGTTGAAACCAAGGACCTACCAGTTGAAGACACAGCCATGCCTCTTGTCCCAGGTGGCTCTCGCCAGTGCTCCCTATACCCTGCGCCCGGCGGTGGCTATGGCTTCCGACTTAGCTGTGTGGCCAGTGAGCCTCGAATCTTCATCTCCCAG GTGACCCTAGGAGGCTCAGCTGCCCAGGCAGGGCTGCAAATGGGAGATGTGATTCTGGAGGTGAACGGGTATCCCATGGGTGGAGAGAATGACCTGGAAAAGCTTCAGCAGCTGGCTGTGGCTGAGCCACCACTCCACCTGAAGCTGGCAGCAAGGTCGTGCCAGGGCTCTGAAGCCTGTAATCCCCCCAGGTTTGGAGAG gACTGGGCTCCAGTGTCAGAGCTGCTATAG